Proteins encoded within one genomic window of Oncorhynchus mykiss isolate Arlee chromosome 27, USDA_OmykA_1.1, whole genome shotgun sequence:
- the zbtb38 gene encoding zinc finger and BTB domain-containing protein 38 isoform X2: MTVTSPCTQGLMDSSHPQALLSRLNEQRSQGLFCDVTIVVEDVKFRAHRNILAACSGYFRSAFTSTEVWTSSQVLELMDLRSEVFASILNLLYCSKVTSSPSTEDTRCLMAAGKRLGIPFLEKLVEQDRQDSGGPQIQTSTNPVKTTGRSKTQGPRKAKKETSRPDEPDSARGPRITNAFSITEVGPGNNLFTPLDLHRGERPSPDLGQTPAGCPAPCSLAVDNEPMQALSEHSYAVISQGPRDPEHRDGNQEDNKKGTKPTQSQPRQLASRNSGPLKKRHRLRAALSKSTPQTLAVAHESVHPTGSSPTLIKPIVQPVGTSPPSLYPQTSTSRTNELPLAIDNGYRELDPPPLSPYTDDSISIYSCEHCPEIFTNKALLTVHTEMHKKRFVSHLFCKFCRRKFMHLKRLRNHETVCTKSQRGSPEHEPQGKEAGADHYSDSMPSTNNTVTNVQLSPTELPDPFPPNSLQMNPKSKTLQAVDKLVKPSGGQRVYNCSVCKRAYVTVSSLKRHENVHSWQRAYPCHYCNKVFALAEYRTKHEIWHTGERRYQCIFCLETFMTYYILKNHQKAFHGIDPRLSVSKKSANGGFKGSVYPIKLYRLLPMKFRKRRYKTYSHTYSEELEGSEQAPLGCSSPIPSFDDGGAMSNQDAAIFSMPVTFMATPKVVASVMPRISFDQPCDQDVDQHAGTGEQASHSEHNGPPYSYSSPLAIMQAGGESPAMDYGDGAAFQRFKNQEGNSHNLPILKINPPSSLNRLCELSAAAQRIEAMTSQLFLPGAESLVTSKTAGGETETYIAKPACPGPSVDGHVLPLCQITVKIGNEAIIRRRIKGSKLFPRKRKRRSGNQVEERCWDQGRPTEGSMEISSLRFRTEVTSVIEPEPCDDLTDRDTADKLWRPYYSYKPKKKSKKLRSKHRKERHRLCYSMTSSLVPRASKDYLDKGCRSAEESISSEGTELKQRLRNTSPKTAYTCDICASTFITASGLRAHVIGCHPTFCRTCAKQCPPGEAPSASFETAEDSRDYVCKSCMENGSCFDNCARSPSTEKRYRCSFCPQRFLYLATKKSHEKKHQETAGKGYSSDNYSTVPKRQAILDLGLNLKKHVIKTEEGEDQYSIDKESKVPTGSLGRFSTEKIEPKHEEWEDTGDYISVAPEKEIPFRISDGHYQKTPMSHPCTDTFSPSPSEMQYRKPSPSKMQYRKPSPSEMQYRKSKKRIEHKQQHQTSLTSKKQNQVDYIGRETPSHKAPMTTPGADSHFSYGQSSATYLKRDSVTRATTPSSPKSEKSTYSAKKRPLYKHNTYHSGGKYF, from the coding sequence ATGACCGTGACGTCTCCCTGCACCCAGGGCTTGATGGACAGCTCCCATCCCCAGGCGCTCCTCAGCAGGCTCAATGAGCAGCGCTCCCAGGGCCTCTTCTGTGATGTCACCATCGTGGTGGAGGATGTAAAGTTCCGGGCCCACCGGAACATCCTGGCTGCCTGCAGCGGATACTTCCGCAGCGCCTTCACCTCCACTGAGGTGTGGACTTCCAGCCAGGTGCTGGAGCTCATGGACCTGAGGTCTGAGGTGTTCGCCAGCATCCTCAACCTCCTCTACTGTTCTAAGGTTACATCATCACCTAGCACTGAGGACACTAGATGCCTGATGGCAGCTGGAAAAAGACTGGGGATTCCCTTCTTAGAGAAACTAGTGGAACAAGACAGGCAGGACTCAGGTGGGCCACAGATCCAAACCTCAACCAACCCTGTTAAGACCACAGGCCGTAGTAAGACCCAAGGGCCTCGTAAAGCAAAGAAAGAGACCTCCAGGCCAGACGAACCAGACAGTGCTAGAGGCCCGAGGATCACCAATGCTTTCTCTATCACTGAGGTGGGCCCCGGGAACAACCTCTTCACCCCACTAGACCTGCACAGGGGGGAGAGGCCATCACCTGATCTTGGACAGACCCCAGCGGGCTGCCCTGCCCCCTGCTCCCTCGCAGTGGACAATGAGCCCATGCAGGCGCTGTCAGAGCACTCCTACGCAGTCATTAGCCAGGGACCCAGGGACCCTGAGCACAGGGATGGCAACCAGGAAGACAACAAGAAGGGCACCAAGCCCACACAGTCCCAACCAAGACAACTGGCCAGCAGAAACAGTGGCCCACTCAAAAAGCGTCACAGACTGCGAGCCGCCTTGAGTAAAAGCACACCTCAAACACTGGCTGTAGCACATGAATCTGTGCATCCAACTGGAAGCAGCCCGACATTAATTAAGCCCATTGTACAACCTGTGGGAACGTCACCCCCGTCATTATACCCGCAGACAAGCACAAGCAGGACCAATGAGCTGCCTCTAGCCATTGATAATGGCTACAGGGAGCTGGACCCACCTCCACTTTCACCCTACACAGATGATAGCATATCAATCTACAGCTGTGAGCACTGTCCAGAGATATTCACCAATAAAGCACTTCTCACCGTACACACAGAAATGCACAAAAAAAGGTTTGTCAGTCATTTGTTTTGCAAGTTTTGTCGCAGGAAGTTCATGCATTTGAAGCGGTTGCGGAACCACGAGACGGTGTGCACGAAATCACAGAGGGGCTCGCCTGAACACGAGCCCCAAGGCAAAGAGGCCGGGGCAGACCATTATTCAGACAGCATGCCAAGCACGAACAATACAGTAACTAATGTCCAGTTATCTCCTACTGAACTTCCTGACCCTTTCCCTCCAAACAGCCTCCAAATGAATCCCAAGTCAAAAACACTGCAGGCTGTAGATAAGTTAGTGAAACCTAGTGGAGGCCAGAGGGTCTATAACTGCAGTGTGTGTAAACGGGCATATGTGACCGTCTCCAGTCTGAAGCGCCACGAGAATGTTCACTCCTGGCAGAGGGCATACCCCTGTCACTACTGCAATAAAGTGTTTGCCCTAGCCGAGTATCGCACCAAACACGAGATCTGGCACACAGGAGAGCGCCGCTACCAGTGCATCTTCTGCTTGGAGACCTTCATGACCTACTACATCCTAAAGAACCACCAGAAGGCCTTCCACGGAATCGATCCCAGATTATCTGTGAGTAAGAAGTCAGCAAATGGAGGATTTAAGGGCAGCGTTTACCCCATCAAACTCTACAGGCTTCTGCCTATGAAATTTAGAAAGAGACGGTACAAGACTTACAGTCATACCTATTCAGAGGAGCTGGAGGGCAGTGAGCAGGCCCCGCTGGGCTGCAGCTCTCCCATCCCTTCATTTGATGATGGTGGTGCTATGAGTAACCAAGACGCTGCTATATTCTCAATGCCTGTGACGTTCATGGCCACTCCAAAAGTGGTGGCCTCAGTAATGCCACGCATCAGTTTTGATCAGCCCTGTGACCAAGATGTAGACCAACATGCAGGCACAGGAGAACAGGCCTCTCACTCTGAGCATAATGGGCCTCCATATAgctattcatcccccttggccaTAATGCAGGCAGGTGGGGAGTCCCCTGCAATGGACTATGGAGATGGTGCCGCATTCCAAAGATTTAAGAACCAGGAGGGCAACAGTCACAATCTACCAATCCTAAAAATTAACCCACCCAGCTCTCTGAACAGGCTATGTGAGCTCTCAGCTGCAGCTCAGAGAATTGAAGCCATGACCAGTCAGCTTTTTCTGCCAGGGGCTGAGAGCCTGGTCACTAGCAAGACTGCAGGGGGGGAAACTGAAACGTACATTGCCAAGCCTGCATGTCCAGGTCCTTCCGTGGATGGTCACGTTCTACCCCTCTGCCAGATCACAGTGAAAATTGGCAACGAGGCAATCATTCGCCGAAGGATCAAGGGCTCCAAGCTGTTCCCCAGGAAGAGGAAAAGAAGGAGCGGGaaccaggtagaggagaggtgttGGGACCAGGGCCGGCCTACAGAGGGCAGCATGGAGATCTCCAGCCTCCGCTTCAGGACAGAGGTCACTTCTGTCATTGAGCCAGAGCCATGTGATGACCTCACTGACCGTGACACAGCTGACAAGCTCTGGCGTCCCTATTACTCTTACAAACCCAAGAAGAAGAGTAAGAAACTGAGATCCAAACACAGAAAAGAGAGACATCGTCTATGCTATTCCATGACATCCTCTTTAGTGCCCAGGGCCAGCAAAGACTACCTGGATAAAGGATGCAGAAGTGCTGAAGAGAGCATCTCCAGTGAGGGTACAGAGCTGAAACAACGTCTCAGAAACACCAGCCCAAAGACGGCATACACCTGTGACATCTGTGCAAGCACCTTCATAACGGCATCTGGTCTGAGAGCGCATGTCATTGGCTGTCACCCAACTTTCTGTCGGACCTGTGCAAAGCAGTGTCCCCCCGGCGAAGCCCCCAGTGCCAGCTTTGAGACCGCTGAGGACAGCAGGGATTACGTATGCAAGAGCTGTATGGAAAATGGCTCCTGCTTTGACAATTGTGCCCGCAGCCCCAGCACAGAGAAGCGGTATCGTTGCTCCTTCTGCCCCCAGCGCTTCCTCTACCTCGCAACCAAGAAGAGCCATGAAAAAAAACACCAAGAGACAGCAGGAAAGGGGTACAGCAGCGACAACTACTCCACAGTCCCAAAACGGCAAGCAATTTTGGACTTAGGCTTAAATCTGAAAAAGCATGTCATCAAaacagaggaaggggaggatcaATATAGCATCGACAAGGAGAGCAAAGTGCCAACGGGATCACTAGGCAGGTTCTCAACAGAGAAGATAGAGCCTAAGCACGAGGAATGGGAGGACACAGGTGACTACATATCAGTGGCGCCCGAGAAAGAGATTCCATTTAGAATTAGTGATGGACACTATCAGAAAACTCCAATGTCACACCCCTGCACCGACACCTTTTCTCCTTCCCCTTCAGAAATGCAGTATAGAAAGCCTTCCCCTTCCAAGATGCAGTATAGAAAGCCTTCCCCTTCAGAGATGCAGTACAGAAAGTCTAAAAAGCGCATTGAACACAAACAGCAACATCAGACAAGCCTCACGTCCAAAAAGCAGAATCAAGTAGACTATATCGGTAGAGAGACACCCAGCCATAAGGCCCCTATGACCACACCAGGAGCAGACAGTCATTTTAGCTATGGGCAGTCTTCTGCTACATATCTGAAAAGAGACTCTGTCACTAGGGCAACCACTCCCTCCTCGCCCAAGTCAGAGAAGAGTACATACAGTGCAAAGAAGAGACCTCTTTACAAACATAATACTTATCATTCAGGAGGGAAATACTTTTAA
- the zbtb38 gene encoding zinc finger and BTB domain-containing protein 38 isoform X1 gives MATMNQQMTVTSPCTQGLMDSSHPQALLSRLNEQRSQGLFCDVTIVVEDVKFRAHRNILAACSGYFRSAFTSTEVWTSSQVLELMDLRSEVFASILNLLYCSKVTSSPSTEDTRCLMAAGKRLGIPFLEKLVEQDRQDSGGPQIQTSTNPVKTTGRSKTQGPRKAKKETSRPDEPDSARGPRITNAFSITEVGPGNNLFTPLDLHRGERPSPDLGQTPAGCPAPCSLAVDNEPMQALSEHSYAVISQGPRDPEHRDGNQEDNKKGTKPTQSQPRQLASRNSGPLKKRHRLRAALSKSTPQTLAVAHESVHPTGSSPTLIKPIVQPVGTSPPSLYPQTSTSRTNELPLAIDNGYRELDPPPLSPYTDDSISIYSCEHCPEIFTNKALLTVHTEMHKKRFVSHLFCKFCRRKFMHLKRLRNHETVCTKSQRGSPEHEPQGKEAGADHYSDSMPSTNNTVTNVQLSPTELPDPFPPNSLQMNPKSKTLQAVDKLVKPSGGQRVYNCSVCKRAYVTVSSLKRHENVHSWQRAYPCHYCNKVFALAEYRTKHEIWHTGERRYQCIFCLETFMTYYILKNHQKAFHGIDPRLSVSKKSANGGFKGSVYPIKLYRLLPMKFRKRRYKTYSHTYSEELEGSEQAPLGCSSPIPSFDDGGAMSNQDAAIFSMPVTFMATPKVVASVMPRISFDQPCDQDVDQHAGTGEQASHSEHNGPPYSYSSPLAIMQAGGESPAMDYGDGAAFQRFKNQEGNSHNLPILKINPPSSLNRLCELSAAAQRIEAMTSQLFLPGAESLVTSKTAGGETETYIAKPACPGPSVDGHVLPLCQITVKIGNEAIIRRRIKGSKLFPRKRKRRSGNQVEERCWDQGRPTEGSMEISSLRFRTEVTSVIEPEPCDDLTDRDTADKLWRPYYSYKPKKKSKKLRSKHRKERHRLCYSMTSSLVPRASKDYLDKGCRSAEESISSEGTELKQRLRNTSPKTAYTCDICASTFITASGLRAHVIGCHPTFCRTCAKQCPPGEAPSASFETAEDSRDYVCKSCMENGSCFDNCARSPSTEKRYRCSFCPQRFLYLATKKSHEKKHQETAGKGYSSDNYSTVPKRQAILDLGLNLKKHVIKTEEGEDQYSIDKESKVPTGSLGRFSTEKIEPKHEEWEDTGDYISVAPEKEIPFRISDGHYQKTPMSHPCTDTFSPSPSEMQYRKPSPSKMQYRKPSPSEMQYRKSKKRIEHKQQHQTSLTSKKQNQVDYIGRETPSHKAPMTTPGADSHFSYGQSSATYLKRDSVTRATTPSSPKSEKSTYSAKKRPLYKHNTYHSGGKYF, from the exons ATGGCAACAATGAATCAGCAG ATGACCGTGACGTCTCCCTGCACCCAGGGCTTGATGGACAGCTCCCATCCCCAGGCGCTCCTCAGCAGGCTCAATGAGCAGCGCTCCCAGGGCCTCTTCTGTGATGTCACCATCGTGGTGGAGGATGTAAAGTTCCGGGCCCACCGGAACATCCTGGCTGCCTGCAGCGGATACTTCCGCAGCGCCTTCACCTCCACTGAGGTGTGGACTTCCAGCCAGGTGCTGGAGCTCATGGACCTGAGGTCTGAGGTGTTCGCCAGCATCCTCAACCTCCTCTACTGTTCTAAGGTTACATCATCACCTAGCACTGAGGACACTAGATGCCTGATGGCAGCTGGAAAAAGACTGGGGATTCCCTTCTTAGAGAAACTAGTGGAACAAGACAGGCAGGACTCAGGTGGGCCACAGATCCAAACCTCAACCAACCCTGTTAAGACCACAGGCCGTAGTAAGACCCAAGGGCCTCGTAAAGCAAAGAAAGAGACCTCCAGGCCAGACGAACCAGACAGTGCTAGAGGCCCGAGGATCACCAATGCTTTCTCTATCACTGAGGTGGGCCCCGGGAACAACCTCTTCACCCCACTAGACCTGCACAGGGGGGAGAGGCCATCACCTGATCTTGGACAGACCCCAGCGGGCTGCCCTGCCCCCTGCTCCCTCGCAGTGGACAATGAGCCCATGCAGGCGCTGTCAGAGCACTCCTACGCAGTCATTAGCCAGGGACCCAGGGACCCTGAGCACAGGGATGGCAACCAGGAAGACAACAAGAAGGGCACCAAGCCCACACAGTCCCAACCAAGACAACTGGCCAGCAGAAACAGTGGCCCACTCAAAAAGCGTCACAGACTGCGAGCCGCCTTGAGTAAAAGCACACCTCAAACACTGGCTGTAGCACATGAATCTGTGCATCCAACTGGAAGCAGCCCGACATTAATTAAGCCCATTGTACAACCTGTGGGAACGTCACCCCCGTCATTATACCCGCAGACAAGCACAAGCAGGACCAATGAGCTGCCTCTAGCCATTGATAATGGCTACAGGGAGCTGGACCCACCTCCACTTTCACCCTACACAGATGATAGCATATCAATCTACAGCTGTGAGCACTGTCCAGAGATATTCACCAATAAAGCACTTCTCACCGTACACACAGAAATGCACAAAAAAAGGTTTGTCAGTCATTTGTTTTGCAAGTTTTGTCGCAGGAAGTTCATGCATTTGAAGCGGTTGCGGAACCACGAGACGGTGTGCACGAAATCACAGAGGGGCTCGCCTGAACACGAGCCCCAAGGCAAAGAGGCCGGGGCAGACCATTATTCAGACAGCATGCCAAGCACGAACAATACAGTAACTAATGTCCAGTTATCTCCTACTGAACTTCCTGACCCTTTCCCTCCAAACAGCCTCCAAATGAATCCCAAGTCAAAAACACTGCAGGCTGTAGATAAGTTAGTGAAACCTAGTGGAGGCCAGAGGGTCTATAACTGCAGTGTGTGTAAACGGGCATATGTGACCGTCTCCAGTCTGAAGCGCCACGAGAATGTTCACTCCTGGCAGAGGGCATACCCCTGTCACTACTGCAATAAAGTGTTTGCCCTAGCCGAGTATCGCACCAAACACGAGATCTGGCACACAGGAGAGCGCCGCTACCAGTGCATCTTCTGCTTGGAGACCTTCATGACCTACTACATCCTAAAGAACCACCAGAAGGCCTTCCACGGAATCGATCCCAGATTATCTGTGAGTAAGAAGTCAGCAAATGGAGGATTTAAGGGCAGCGTTTACCCCATCAAACTCTACAGGCTTCTGCCTATGAAATTTAGAAAGAGACGGTACAAGACTTACAGTCATACCTATTCAGAGGAGCTGGAGGGCAGTGAGCAGGCCCCGCTGGGCTGCAGCTCTCCCATCCCTTCATTTGATGATGGTGGTGCTATGAGTAACCAAGACGCTGCTATATTCTCAATGCCTGTGACGTTCATGGCCACTCCAAAAGTGGTGGCCTCAGTAATGCCACGCATCAGTTTTGATCAGCCCTGTGACCAAGATGTAGACCAACATGCAGGCACAGGAGAACAGGCCTCTCACTCTGAGCATAATGGGCCTCCATATAgctattcatcccccttggccaTAATGCAGGCAGGTGGGGAGTCCCCTGCAATGGACTATGGAGATGGTGCCGCATTCCAAAGATTTAAGAACCAGGAGGGCAACAGTCACAATCTACCAATCCTAAAAATTAACCCACCCAGCTCTCTGAACAGGCTATGTGAGCTCTCAGCTGCAGCTCAGAGAATTGAAGCCATGACCAGTCAGCTTTTTCTGCCAGGGGCTGAGAGCCTGGTCACTAGCAAGACTGCAGGGGGGGAAACTGAAACGTACATTGCCAAGCCTGCATGTCCAGGTCCTTCCGTGGATGGTCACGTTCTACCCCTCTGCCAGATCACAGTGAAAATTGGCAACGAGGCAATCATTCGCCGAAGGATCAAGGGCTCCAAGCTGTTCCCCAGGAAGAGGAAAAGAAGGAGCGGGaaccaggtagaggagaggtgttGGGACCAGGGCCGGCCTACAGAGGGCAGCATGGAGATCTCCAGCCTCCGCTTCAGGACAGAGGTCACTTCTGTCATTGAGCCAGAGCCATGTGATGACCTCACTGACCGTGACACAGCTGACAAGCTCTGGCGTCCCTATTACTCTTACAAACCCAAGAAGAAGAGTAAGAAACTGAGATCCAAACACAGAAAAGAGAGACATCGTCTATGCTATTCCATGACATCCTCTTTAGTGCCCAGGGCCAGCAAAGACTACCTGGATAAAGGATGCAGAAGTGCTGAAGAGAGCATCTCCAGTGAGGGTACAGAGCTGAAACAACGTCTCAGAAACACCAGCCCAAAGACGGCATACACCTGTGACATCTGTGCAAGCACCTTCATAACGGCATCTGGTCTGAGAGCGCATGTCATTGGCTGTCACCCAACTTTCTGTCGGACCTGTGCAAAGCAGTGTCCCCCCGGCGAAGCCCCCAGTGCCAGCTTTGAGACCGCTGAGGACAGCAGGGATTACGTATGCAAGAGCTGTATGGAAAATGGCTCCTGCTTTGACAATTGTGCCCGCAGCCCCAGCACAGAGAAGCGGTATCGTTGCTCCTTCTGCCCCCAGCGCTTCCTCTACCTCGCAACCAAGAAGAGCCATGAAAAAAAACACCAAGAGACAGCAGGAAAGGGGTACAGCAGCGACAACTACTCCACAGTCCCAAAACGGCAAGCAATTTTGGACTTAGGCTTAAATCTGAAAAAGCATGTCATCAAaacagaggaaggggaggatcaATATAGCATCGACAAGGAGAGCAAAGTGCCAACGGGATCACTAGGCAGGTTCTCAACAGAGAAGATAGAGCCTAAGCACGAGGAATGGGAGGACACAGGTGACTACATATCAGTGGCGCCCGAGAAAGAGATTCCATTTAGAATTAGTGATGGACACTATCAGAAAACTCCAATGTCACACCCCTGCACCGACACCTTTTCTCCTTCCCCTTCAGAAATGCAGTATAGAAAGCCTTCCCCTTCCAAGATGCAGTATAGAAAGCCTTCCCCTTCAGAGATGCAGTACAGAAAGTCTAAAAAGCGCATTGAACACAAACAGCAACATCAGACAAGCCTCACGTCCAAAAAGCAGAATCAAGTAGACTATATCGGTAGAGAGACACCCAGCCATAAGGCCCCTATGACCACACCAGGAGCAGACAGTCATTTTAGCTATGGGCAGTCTTCTGCTACATATCTGAAAAGAGACTCTGTCACTAGGGCAACCACTCCCTCCTCGCCCAAGTCAGAGAAGAGTACATACAGTGCAAAGAAGAGACCTCTTTACAAACATAATACTTATCATTCAGGAGGGAAATACTTTTAA